The following nucleotide sequence is from Acyrthosiphon pisum isolate AL4f chromosome A2, pea_aphid_22Mar2018_4r6ur, whole genome shotgun sequence.
AACATATCAAATAtggatatttttaatgattcttTGCCATCATTAATTCTAAAACTCAAAAATTGTACTTGTTAATATTTTCGTTAACTTATTCTTTATTTGTGTACCAATGTTCTTTTTTCTTaccttgtaatattatgtaatacctattattataatctgtactATACTAATGCCCCTGAGGcgtcgataaataataaataattaaataataatatacaaatttttataatatagtccaACTATTGGCTTAACAttagatacaatattaaattatcttaaatgATTGGCAAAAGCacttaattaaatttgtgtCTAGGAATAGTAGGGGCGATGAGGGAGAGTGAAAACTATGcaagatgattttatttttgtagacaaaatgtttttgaataatcaaCAGCCAGCAGgtagtgttaaaaatatatttttaatagtttatatattatctttggTAAtctaaacagtaaaaaaaagtaataaaaatgtatcacacTTAATTAGCATTATTAACATTACTATAATACACACGTATGCACtataaatacttacattatcatataaaaatacatcagatcatattttttaagctaACATTTAAAGAAGCActtaacacaaaaatataagtagttttattttgaaagtgtacttaatactaagaaaaattGTGTAGGATTCACATAAATCAACAAGTTATGCTTATTTCAATCtattgtttgattaaaaaaattaaagattaaaaatatttaaaatcctaATAAGATTTAAGACTCAGCCAAATTATGTCATGGAGATattctaaatatctaatatttcgggaaataataattttttttgcaatggATTTTCCCCAATTTGTTTCTAATAGTACAGACTAAATAGCaacatacaatacaattttgaacgtatttatgtgttgtgtgctcctttaagtatttctaaatatatataaaatataattccataaaataataaacaaaatataataaattatcacgttgtcaacattaaaaaaaaaaataataataatgttagatatcggtataaaatatacaggagATTTAAAATCTACTTTACAAAAATAGtagatatattttcataatatgattattacaaAGCTTCCACTATTTTAGTAACGCGAGGTTTTAAACATcctgtacaatgtatataattataattttacatttgttttaattaatgatggtaaaataaatattgaataagtaGTGAATTatgaatgaatttaaattacaatataatataggaattacataatatttatgaaccaAACTAATAATGAATgagcaaaaaataaattataaaatactaaatttgaTGTTAGAGATTACAATTAAcatcataaatacaataatacacaatatatatatttattttatattgataaatgttatcaataaaatcattataaaataatggacATTTTAGTGCAGGCTAAaggacaaaatattaaataattttttattacataatatattagataaatgAACCCATTATCACAGGGCGATTTCAAAATtcattgatgtatttttatttatttacaacattaaatttgaattgactaagttaaaaaatttaaatatatttagcgatacaaaaaaaaattgtcagacaattaaaaattatgatcatataaattataaaaacacataaaaatagttaaatagtattaattaaaaattgataaaataaaataaaaatttgaaataattaaaatatagttttttttttttataaaaacaccacttatgtaataatttagatttaaaaaagtgttgtagtaactaaatacaatatttagtaccttattttaatatcatattataatagtattatggaAACTTTATCTTGTTTCTCAtaccttaattatttttcaagaaGCCCATCTGGATTTTTGTAAGTCAATTTGTCCTTCTAATGTTTTGGCTAAATTGATAATAAGTAGCTATAACAGGAAATatgtacagtaaattattaacatagttCTAATTAAAAAGTAAGGACAGGATCTGAGATTTAGCTGTCCTTACTCTACCAAAACCAaaacaatatcaattaaaaatattatttttattgtatttacctGAGATAGAGCAACACCTAATGCTACTCCTGCGATTGTATATAAATTTCTTTCAGCCCATATACGGATAACTTCAATACATCCACTAGTCCAAACTCTTTTACTAGCTTCAGcaacctattaaatatattaaataatatgaggCTTGCaaatgtatacaacatattatactgggtgattcttttatcaaacaacactcattatttcaaaaagtgtaaatttttttgaaaatatttttttacatagtttcaagtcgcttataaaacaacatttttcttaaaaaattatattttttaatattttttatccttataatttttaagttttttacttttttgaatgacaacatagggttttaattttatattccaaagcagaatatttttcttagtagtttgatacataaaaatcgaatttggtgcaagtagtttatgagttataaatatttaaagtttaaatgagcggagaagtggactaACATTTCGCGGAGTAACCCCGTACCattccactccgctcatctaaactttgaatatttataactcataaactacttgcaccaaattcgatttttatgtatcaaaatactaagaaaaatattctgctttggaatataaaattaaaaccctatgttgtcattcaaaaaagtaaaaaaacttaaaaaattataaggataaaaaatattaaaaaatataattttttaagaaaaatgttgttttataagcgacttgaaactatgtaaaaaaatattttcaaaaaaatttacactttttgaaataatgagtgttgtttgataaaagaatcacccgctatttatttattatatacttacagaaCTATCTTGAGCGCCGTAACCACACATGACATTTACAAGTcctttctaaaaaataataggttggcataaatattaagaatacagtaatacaaaaaaaagttatatgtaCTGAAATATCTGTTGCATTGATACAACACGAATAAGGCACACCACACTTCTCAACGCTGGGTGATGTGcagttaaaatattcatttttggaCCAATCAATATATCCTTCTGAACTAAGACCACAACATTGAAACtggaacataatatacaagtataatttttaacattaagctggtatttttattaagatatttttacttCTTTCTGAGCAAAATCTATGAGGTTTTGTAAATCTGGATCATCACGATAAGTGTGAATAATTTTATCAGTGAATGATTCTTCCAAAGTAGCTTGCATGTTATGAGGAAAAACAAACCCGATAATTGCAATTCCCATTTCAAGTAGAAAGAATATTAAAAGACACAATGagtactgaaaaaaaaatgtttcgtgttatattatattcatcagaGCAGttgtttacttattatttaacttcaaaataaatatattttgacaagTTAGAGATAACGCACGACTAATATTTCCTTGGCTAATGCTTAGTTGCATAATTTGAAATTTGGCTATCATATTTACAagaaactaaaactaaaactaattaaaactgAAGTAGTTCATGTTTgaccagttttatttttattaattcaatgttCAATAACAttcaacaacaataaaaattcataaaggATCTCCAGGCAGTGCTTAATGCTAATTGGAGTTCAATaaagaaatatacatatatcaaatACAAATCACCAAACGGTTTGGTTTTCAAAGATTTGATACTTGCTAAAAAAACATACTCAATGACTAATTTTCTGTCTAACCAACAAATTTATATGCTCGTCAAAAGGAAACCACAATATTCACCATAACTACttttataagaaaaacagtTTATGCCTCTAATTGATTTCCCACCGTTAAGttattgcatttaattttgaaatggaAATTATAACTAACAACGATTCTCTCAATTCCAAATAGTCATTAGATAATGCAATTTTCTTCCCGCtcatcttataaattatataaagccTAGTTTATGACTAATGGCAATATTACAGAAAATATTaggtgtaataaattatacattcaaGTACAActcttgaacaaaaaaaaatatataatgtaaaataggtagtccgtataatataatttttaaaatacaatttaaaatccttaaaataatttatcagtatgagttaataataaaaaatcttattgtaaattttattgtatttgctAAAAGGTTAAAAACtaagaattaatttttgttagttCAGGAAGGtagtaattgtaataaaaaaattccatttttctgactaatttttcaagaaataaattGTCTCTTTTAACGGAAACAGATTATGCAGTCAGCTTttgtgcaaacaaataaatcacATTCCTCCATCCCAGTACAGTACATTTGAATTTGACATTGCGTAAAATAGACgtggttttgttttaaaacaatggtATTTTGTTCTTCATTGTATTTTAAGTATGGAACTCTAAGCTTTCCATTATCTTCATCAATCAATAAGGTGTCTTTACAAGTGTATGGACACTTtatttccaataatttttttattttattgttatgaatGACTAAACCATCTGGACTTGCACAAATCCATGGTTGTTTTTGATGTACTACTAGGccacattttataacatttgcaTTATGTATCAATGAATACTTTTTAGAAGCAAAATCCTCCATTCCAATTCCATATTCCACATATATTAAACCCTTTCCtacaatttttttgtcttttataaaCCGTTCAGCCAATTCCTCGTTTCTATTACGTCTTGTATTTATCTGATGAGCTTTTGAACTTGCCGAGAGTCTTGTTTGTCTATGTAACCGCCAAGCACTAATATTTGCTTGCTCTTTAGTACTATACATTAGGTTAAGTATTTGATCTCtatcaatatttacatattttttataaaaattcaattggcTGTCATtcattggttttaaattattagtgtaTATTGGATACTTGGCTTGAATATTAAGTAATTCATCATAAGAATCAAgtagcttaaaaataatttcatcattGCTCCTGTGTTTTGACTTCTTTAATCTTTCAGTATTTGTTGTACTGAAATTTGGTGTTTgtgaaacatttaaatttctgaCACAAACATTTGCAATCTGAGCagcaatatttttgaaaggtAACTGAAATTAAAGggaatagtattaaaattgaaggCTGATTAGATTGATTTATTCAaacctaattttaattaattaaacataaattaaatattaacttttacatgaaaaatataacaaaaataattacaaaaaaaattgtgactcaCTGTcttaaaaattctcaaaaacattaagataaataacttaacattacttatttgttttgaacactaatataaaattataaacaaattaataaaaataaatttttaggtACTACCTACTTGCCTATCGATGTTGAACAatgagtatttaaattaaaataacaattaaaatattaaataattcacatttatgtagtaaattaacattatataaattccATGGTAACCCCAATTTTCAAAAAAGCTTTTTATCTGTAGTTAACCAAATTGTTAACACATACAGTAAACCCTCTAACTACAGGATACTCTAGGTTGCTGAAATCTCAGCTATTCTGAGGTTACTGTTTTTAGAAAGTTTGTAGTTCCCAAAAACCGTCCACTATTTGGTGAGATATTAATTGTCTACTAATTAAAGGTGTCAATTATAGGGGTTTCACATTTAGATCATATACTAGCTATATGCCTGTCTCGCCTGTGTAAACAATTTGATGCACATATTAAAGCTACAAATGAGGCAAACCAATGCATATTGAGCCATTGATTGCtgattgatttataaaatatcaattcaaaTAGATTAAATATTCTTTGCGCATGCCGGGTGGTTTATTCATGAAACTAATTCAGAGACTTGTCGCTAATATATGCTTCAAATTATTGGGACATGGGtccatccatagtatatgaTTTAAGGTTTTACTGTATACTTAGTGGATTAATGTTAGAtttgttaaataacatattacttttttaagaatatttcatTGCTTGTTAAATGGTTGAACACAAactcaatcatattattttttatttacacaaataaGTAGGTAACAGTGTGGCACGTGTTAACCCACACTAGTACAATTTGCTTTGGAGACTGTACCAGTCATGATGGACCATTTATCATTAAAACACTATGAAACACAAAGATTGGTAATAAATACTCACAAATTTAAGAAGTGTTGTATTTTCACGTAGAGCACCAATACATCCGGCAAAgctaacaatgaatataatttgtccGGCTATGATCAGAACTAGCGAGATATTGAGTATAACGTCTGAGAAGGTGTTCAGCTTGATAGACCCCATAGTATTCCATTTTTCGTAAAATGCAAATGTACCGGCTGCCACCAACAAACCACCAAACaactaaattaacaataatgggtacatatattattttgttgttattggaTTTACTAACAgttatttgtattacaattataGATGGTAAACACATACCCAAAACAAAAAGTTCAGCAAAAATATCATGTACTTGACGCAAGGGCTAACGTATGTGAAATTGTTCACGCGTCTCCGGTTCATTGCCACGGGCATGTTTATAATGCGGATGTTCGATTCACAGTAGACAAGTAACGGTCACTGCCGTATCGCATACCAAAATCAATGGAACAAGGTGAGAGACTTGTtgcaagaaaaaatatttatacctattatctacaaacaaaaaaaaacaataatcagAAACGATAATTAAGGCCAGATGGACACCAATTTGCTAATGATCTCGACGTCACGCGAAGCAACGCTCCGCGGCAAGAAACGTTGAAAcaaatgattattgttattattattattatcaccgttTCTTTTGTTTACAGTCGTGAAATGAAATTTATGCGTTGTGTTCGGCCGTGGACTATACAACGGCACACGCCCAGAGCGTCCGAAAATCGACAGCGACGTTCCCGGAACGTAATGATATCACAGACCTAGAGTCcgacatgataatatttaattctgaatcatattattcatatttttgtcataagtgTTGTcccgttgttgttgttgttgttgtgagACTGTGGGAGGGATCTGTTTCACTATTCAGTAGTCGTGTCGCGGTACCGGCTGACTGGCCACTGACCACTACCCGATAGTGATAGTAGTCGTCGAACAAAGGAAGCGAGAATTTATTTTGTCGTGAATTGTGAGTACAGTACTACAGTCTGTATTTTTATGGTACTATTGTAGTCGTACCTATTTAGTAAACATAGAATTGAGTGTGCGACCCGTAGGCCGTAGAGCATAATATAGACGATAGACAGATGGACTATATACAACGACCTCACTCTCCATTCGCCAACTATTGTTACGATTCCGTGATAACAACATGCAAAGAAGTTCGAAACTCAATATTCAAAACGcagagtaatttaaaaaaaaaatccacaaaaaggttgatataaaaatattatactatacacctATTAATTTACTACTATGGTCTAtgataaatgaataaatgattCATACGTCATCATAATACGTCTTtacggcataatattattatttaaccctATGGTATTAGGCAATAttgcaattaataaattacaaattacattttacttgcCCTGAGAcactgtttttactttttaagtgatttttaaactttttttctcttgtcaaattaattacttatattaggtactgtATAATTTGTCCACATTTCTTTATTGGATTTTGCAAAATGTCTAATAACCGATACGTAAGTAATTCATCGCGAGGGATatttgacgacgacgacgatgtaGATGACAATGAATTTATGTCCCGCGTTCGACCCAATGTCAGCTATAGAAATGACCTTTTAGGCAACAATTTTGGTAATCAAGAATTAGAAAATGCACATAGacaaaaacaacaagttgttgaAACAACAAGAGATGTAGAACAAAGAACTTTACAGTCTACTGAAAGAACCTTGCGTTTACTCAGGGAGTCTGAAAATATTGGTACTGCTACAGctgaagtaaataattataagtaaatatatttaaacaaatgggaataatatttttgattttgactaTTACAGGAATTGGTTAGACAAAGAGAACAGCTGCAAAATACTGATAAACGACTTGATGAAATCAATTCTAATTTACGTGTCAGCCAAAAACATATACAAggaattaaagtaaataatatattataatttatgtacaaaaaaaattccagATATAcctaaagagaaaaaaattgtttttcaatttaaaccTTGACTTAATAATAATGACCTATGCTTAATATGTCAGATTCTcagcacactatttgttttatCTCTCAAACCAGTCAAatctacatttaaatttgtgttcagCATAACCAATTTTGTGTGGTTAGTATAGTGAATTGGCCTATTATCAAACCCAAGTTAGGAACATAATCTGTGTTTGAATGTCggctttttttacaatatttctatatttctgtaatattttacataagtacTCATAATTagtgtgaaaattaaaatatcataaaaaaaggGTTATGTATAATCACAAATTATGTTCATAACTtgaagtttgataatagatagGTCACTCttcttatattaaaactaactgCCCAAGATTGGATCTGCTGAATGCAAATTTGCCATGTTGAGTGTGGGTTAGAgatagaaaacaaatagtgtgtTGACATCCTTGATAAATGGTAAAACATTGAATTTTctttacctatactatacactGATTCTTTTAACAGTAAAAACCCGTAAACTCATAAAGTAATTAcggttttgaaaacattttgtttacattaattaaCTGTTTAAGTTACGTtctatcatttataaaataacattattgaaaataaaaaatatcttatactattttgaactaattgtattttatagagTATTTTtggaagttttaaaaatatgctcaGTGGTAAATCAAATTTACCACCACGTAGCGCATCAACTGAAATTGAGCCAACGGGGCCTCCATTAACAAATGAAGTGCGTAGAAGTACATTGAGTGAAACCTTAACACAAGCAAATTCTAATATTAGCTCTATGGATCAACATcctggtaaaaatatataaccatatTCTATTTTTCCAAaacttttatagtaatttaattttgaaatttataactaGGTTTAAGAATAAGAGGTTTAGTAGATAACGAATCAACTACACCAACTGATGTACAATCTAATTTGGATAACAATTTGGATCAAATTCTTGGATCAGTAACTCGATtaaaaggtatataaataataggtatattatgcttaaCCATTTCATTGCTCCAGGTGAACTATTACACGTCCAAAACATTTACACTATTCATTGCTCTATTATgtttctgtattttataatattattatttgccgaTAATCGTACAACATTAGGAAACCctggaaaccattattttaaacCCAAATAAttagatcatattatagatctcaaaattaaaaagtaaaaaatattttatgtatcataCACAGGTTGCAGAGTATAAATAGTGTAACAATgaaaaggttaaaaaaaatttaatattttttaataaaaataatatatttatttaaataattttgagtaaataaatattctctTGTATCTTTTTaacatgtattattgtatttataggtTTAGCATTGGGGCTTGGTGGAGAAATTGATTCTCAAAATGATTTAGTTGAAAACATTCTCGCTAAAGCAGATAAAGCTGACATAAATATGGAACGTCAAAACAAAGAGATAAatcgtattttgaaaaaataatcaactataTCGAGCAACATTCCTATCACATTAGATATATTTGTAGAATAAGACTcctattaaaattacttataataccatactctgtttatatatttataacgaatCTTACTTctctatttatgtttatattaccaattTTTCATGTTAGCTATGAAGTATTAGAATCATTGaagtatcataaaattatatgaaatcataATATGTGTCAATTCCATTAATGAAGaaaaattgtatcaattatatttacttattattcatttgtatactaataataaataaataacatatttgcacaaatatatggtattaatatatttcatgacAATAGTTATACtttgtattatttacaattttcaaattatgtaatttataatcatgGTCAGGACTTAATTTAGATTCTTAGCTCAGCAAAAgaatatgtattgattttacaatgatatattgtttttgtttttttctgtcaTCGCTAtttagggcagtaaaaatgcCCTGATTTTCTACATTAACAtatttctggtaggaaagtgaatgtagttgATACTTTGGGGGCGAGGGCGGACTGGGCCACTGTAAAATTgcacaatatcataaattatctcCCCAGGGCCCAGGGCTATTACAAAATAATCCAcctggtaaatattattatttttgacgatTTTTTTTAGGACATCTATTTATAACTCCTTGGTAGATCGTAGTGGACCTGTTATGATCTACTCTGCTAAACCATAgaactaaactttaaatacttataactatagCAAGCGAATTAAAATGCAAAGTGAATGATTTTTAGGGACGATACTTGTCAtggtttttaaatacaaaatccgTTTAATACATCTGAGAAttgaaaacatacaattttattaattgtcgTTTTTCGAGCattttactataattgtattaattcttCTATATATatgtccaattttaattttgtacctatacgaaCATCGTATggattatgaatatattatttaaaaatgcgtACCATGTATAGCCGCGTCTGTGTCTAGTATAatatctaagtataatatattatataataaatactttattttttattttttgtgtttgtcatcaccttttgggacaataaaaatacttcaaatttTTTACTTCTGCATCTCTTCAGATAGGAAAATGGGGGTGGGGGGAGTTCAATACGCTATTTCACATTTTGTTATTAgtgtaatttacaaaaaagttGAGCGAAAttgactatatatttttatgagcgtcttaACAAGACTTAGAATTTTGAATCattcaaaatcacgaaaatttgcaaattgttcCATATTAgaaataggtacatgaaaatgtttctttttatttgGATATTAATGAaccgttttattaaatatgttttgataGTCGTATGACATAATAAACGTCTTTTTGGTTcttctaaattgtttttaaaatatttgatttagttaataatttatatttactatacccAGTGATGTAgtcgtaatttttttagtgaGTATACGCTTAAATGTGTTTGATATGTAAACGTGAGGGGCTTTCcctttatatagtagctaataggtaagataaatttaaataacctctacatatatacctatgtattaattatttagttattgttatctctcaaaaaaatgggttacttacctgtatgcttatgatattaacctttgatgctaattagtaagtatacaattatgtataaggagggtatttgtattgagataaaaatgcaatattgtaatgtaatgtaaatgttagcgagctttttttttcagttttattttgggccgGTCAAAAATGTTGCCCCCCCTCTCAAAAaatgaaatgacgccactgcacTTGCCTACTGTCTAGGATTTCGGCGGCATATtcttcattaatttatttcttatgcTTCTTAATATAGTGGCAAGatttttaaacaattcaaaatcatacatttttcagGAGGCGcgtaaaatattggaaaatattttgtcgGAACCCTATTTTGtcggaaaaatattttgtcgtaACCATATTTTGTCGGAACCGTATTTGTTCGGAATCGTAttttgttggaaaaatatttaaccggaatttttttttttcagaaaaacattttattggaaCAGTATTttataggaatttttttttttggaattgaaTTTTATCGGAAACATATTTTGTTGCccttcatattaatattatatttattgatcagGTGGCgttttaaataggtaaccacatgtacaaataaaatgataaatgtaatttttcattgCAGGCAGACCTGACAGCCTgacataataaatgtaaaaaaccaaataaaatctgaacaaatgataaaaaaaagatagattattagcaattattaaaataactgtgattttttgtaacaaacaactaaacaagtaacaacagtttattataattcatattatttgcaAAATTCAAACATACGAAaagtcataattttaaaattgaaaaactttttataaataataacaatatgtaccaAATAacaaatagataatttaataattagtaaattttaTCGAAGAAAAGTTAGATAAATtctatagaatttattttaccggtaacttaaaaatgttgaaatgaattattctttatttgtcgtattttttattaacctcTATTTTTGGAACGATGCGCATATAATCTTTTCCTGATGGTAATTCGATAACTGTAGCGGaagggaattttttttcaatttcatctTTAGGTACTTTTGATGATACTAAGCAATCCGTGACaggctataaaaaataaacaaaataataggttTGCAATAATTGAAGGGTGCAAATGCAATACGTGGTATTGccaacattttgaaaatcgagttaaacatcgattcttatggaaaaaaatgtgaggaattcgattttgcagtcagaattaaattatatcgattacttttgtgaataaaatcgattttaaaactgatgttcAATGCATAATGTGATATTGGCATATTGCCACATTTAATGTCAATGCAAAACTTGGTATTACATACTCAATTATGTTCAAGTCAACGTATTATTGTCATGTTGTTAGTATTTGAGCATATTTGATATGattgcaaaacgtggtattgccaatatcgcatttttcttcaaaacgtggtattgcaggaAATAATGCGTTTTGTATCAACAGGAATAGGAACAACTTTAAAAAGTGATATTGCCATTACCTATTCAAaacctgcaataccacgttttggtctgacacgaaatttttaaagcattaaaaacgtcgtttacaataatttaggtAGATTTGTTTTGACACTGTCAatcgtttagtttttatttttatttttttacatataaataaacttattctgaatgtttatagtcgtcagaaaatgtgttacagttttccttgatttgtgaacattttggtttttggtaataCCACCTTTTGCATTTTCACCCttcattattataagtaggtacttatgacacctaatattatttaacactgAACTGTGGCTTGGCGCGGGTAGACGCCCACAGCTACTAGCTCCCGGATGgatgaccacccgggttcgtagTAGTTAAAACCTTACCACACTTATATACGTGTTAATTACCTACAGTAACAACCGTTACAACACCTTAACTTACCAAACACAGTTCATCCCATAACCCCTACAAC
It contains:
- the LOC100164463 gene encoding synaptosomal-associated protein 29-like, which encodes MSNNRYVSNSSRGIFDDDDDVDDNEFMSRVRPNVSYRNDLLGNNFGNQELENAHRQKQQVVETTRDVEQRTLQSTERTLRLLRESENIGTATAEELVRQREQLQNTDKRLDEINSNLRVSQKHIQGIKSIFGSFKNMLSGKSNLPPRSASTEIEPTGPPLTNEVRRSTLSETLTQANSNISSMDQHPGLRIRGLVDNESTTPTDVQSNLDNNLDQILGSVTRLKGLALGLGGEIDSQNDLVENILAKADKADINMERQNKEINRILKK
- the LOC100162380 gene encoding uncharacterized protein LOC100162380 isoform X1 — translated: MPVAMNRRRVNNFTYVSPCVKYMIFLLNFLFWLFGGLLVAAGTFAFYEKWNTMGSIKLNTFSDVILNISLVLIIAGQIIFIVSFAGCIGALRENTTLLKFLPFKNIAAQIANVCVRNLNVSQTPNFSTTNTERLKKSKHRSNDEIIFKLLDSYDELLNIQAKYPIYTNNLKPMNDSQLNFYKKYVNIDRDQILNLMYSTKEQANISAWRLHRQTRLSASSKAHQINTRRNRNEELAERFIKDKKIVGKGLIYVEYGIGMEDFASKKYSLIHNANVIKCGLVVHQKQPWICASPDGLVIHNNKIKKLLEIKCPYTCKDTLLIDEDNGKLRVPYLKYNEEQNTIVLKQNHVYFTQCQIQMYCTGMEECDLFVCTKADCIICFR
- the LOC100162380 gene encoding tetraspanin-33 isoform X2; the protein is MPVAMNRRRVNNFTYVSPCVKYMIFLLNFLFWLFGGLLVAAGTFAFYEKWNTMGSIKLNTFSDVILNISLVLIIAGQIIFIVSFAGCIGALRENTTLLKFYSLCLLIFFLLEMGIAIIGFVFPHNMQATLEESFTDKIIHTYRDDPDLQNLIDFAQKEFQCCGLSSEGYIDWSKNEYFNCTSPSVEKCGVPYSCCINATDISKGLVNVMCGYGAQDSSVAEASKRVWTSGCIEVIRIWAERNLYTIAGVALGVALSQLLIINLAKTLEGQIDLQKSRWAS